In one window of Pseudanabaena sp. PCC 6802 DNA:
- a CDS encoding phycobilisome linker polypeptide has protein sequence MAFGPASRLGVSLFDETPPVEWVPGRSGEEAETIIRAVYRQVLGNAYVMESERLSVPESQFKRGELSVREFVRAVAKSDLYQSRFFTSCARYRAIELNFRHLLGRPPLDLEEMRAHSTILDNQGFGADIDSYIDSDEYQTTFGENIVPYIRGYKTEACQSMVQFTHTFQLVRGASSSSLKGDFAGKRPKLNSLVINPTPTAVISPGSAGASFRNPPLGSRSRLGVGASSNGKVYRIEVTGYRAKSVKNISQFRRANQVFLVPYDKLSQEYQRIHSQGGVIASITAI, from the coding sequence ATGGCTTTTGGACCAGCCTCAAGATTGGGTGTAAGCCTTTTTGATGAAACCCCGCCAGTGGAGTGGGTGCCCGGACGTTCCGGTGAAGAAGCAGAAACTATTATTCGGGCAGTTTACAGGCAAGTCCTGGGCAATGCCTACGTGATGGAAAGCGAACGGCTTAGCGTGCCGGAGTCGCAGTTTAAGCGTGGCGAACTTAGCGTCCGCGAATTTGTGCGGGCAGTTGCCAAGTCCGACCTGTATCAATCTCGTTTCTTTACTAGCTGCGCTCGCTATCGTGCGATCGAGCTGAATTTCAGACATTTGCTCGGTCGTCCTCCGCTCGATCTCGAAGAAATGCGCGCGCACAGCACGATCCTGGACAACCAGGGATTCGGTGCCGATATTGATTCCTACATTGATAGCGACGAATATCAAACTACATTTGGTGAAAACATCGTGCCTTACATCCGTGGTTACAAAACGGAAGCATGTCAGAGCATGGTGCAGTTTACCCATACCTTCCAATTGGTACGCGGTGCTTCAAGCAGCAGCTTGAAGGGCGATTTTGCTGGGAAGAGACCCAAGCTCAATTCATTGGTAATCAACCCTACACCTACAGCTGTGATTTCACCTGGTAGCGCTGGTGCAAGCTTCCGCAATCCACCTTTGGGTTCTCGTTCTCGTCTTGGTGTGGGTGCCAGCTCTAACGGCAAAGTTTATCGCATTGAAGTTACTGGCTATCGCGCTAAGTCTGTCAAAAATATCTCTCAGTTCCGTCGTGCTAACCAGGTCTTTTTGGTGCCCTACGACAAGCTATCTCAAGAGTACCAACGGATTCACAGCCAGGGTGGTGTAATCGCAAGTATTACAGCCATCTAA